A window of the Pedobacter frigiditerrae genome harbors these coding sequences:
- the rpsJ gene encoding 30S ribosomal protein S10 — MSQRIRIKLKSYDYNLVDKSAEKIVKTVKPTGAVVSGPIPLPTEKKIFTVLRSPHVNKKAREQFQLCAYKRLLDIYSSNSKTVDALMKLELPSGVEVEIKV; from the coding sequence ATGAGCCAAAGAATCAGAATTAAATTAAAATCTTACGATTACAACTTAGTAGATAAATCTGCTGAGAAAATCGTTAAAACTGTTAAGCCTACGGGTGCAGTAGTTAGCGGACCAATCCCGTTGCCAACAGAAAAGAAAATCTTCACTGTTTTGCGTTCACCACACGTAAACAAAAAAGCACGTGAGCAATTTCAATTGTGTGCTTATAAACGTCTTTTAGATATTTATAGCTCTAACTCTAAAACTGTTGATGCATTGATGAAACTTGAATTACCTAGCGGTGTTGAAGTAGAAATCAAAGTTTAA